Proteins co-encoded in one Polyangiaceae bacterium genomic window:
- a CDS encoding DUF4145 domain-containing protein — translation MIRFDGHRRVTKLDGTSEDAWFGYTCGHCGTRVAGAVVAVYTAKSGTRVNRWLACPECALGSVEVQGVVFPAIKFGPAIEGLPDDVQFAYEEARRCLQVNAYTAAELVCRKILMHVAVDKGAPEGESFAAYLAALESLGYVTPPMKPWVDLIRRHGNQATHRLAASDAARAESTVMFTAELLRMVYEMAHMARRYTPDNPTS, via the coding sequence ATGATTCGATTTGATGGGCATCGGCGAGTCACCAAGCTCGACGGCACAAGTGAAGACGCGTGGTTCGGGTATACCTGCGGTCACTGCGGCACTCGTGTCGCGGGAGCGGTGGTCGCCGTATACACGGCTAAGAGCGGGACTCGCGTAAATCGCTGGTTGGCGTGTCCGGAATGCGCTCTAGGATCCGTTGAGGTTCAGGGCGTCGTCTTCCCGGCCATCAAGTTTGGCCCTGCGATAGAAGGGCTTCCGGATGATGTCCAGTTCGCCTACGAGGAAGCCAGGCGCTGTTTGCAGGTTAACGCCTACACTGCGGCAGAACTAGTCTGCCGAAAGATCCTAATGCACGTCGCTGTTGATAAGGGGGCTCCTGAAGGCGAGAGTTTTGCGGCATACTTGGCCGCGCTGGAATCCCTGGGATACGTGACGCCGCCGATGAAGCCCTGGGTCGATCTCATTCGGCGCCATGGGAATCAAGCCACTCATCGGCTGGCCGCCAGCGACGCCGCCCGCGCTGAAAGCACGGTCATGTTCACAGCCGAACTGCTCAGGATGGTATACGAAATGGCTCACATGGCACGTAGGTATACTCCAGACAATCCGACCTCATAG
- a CDS encoding transposase: MTIQYSERFKARMVERMLRRGGPSAYALSQEVGVSQPTLSRWKREAASLFDVSDETEQPEPERRPEDWTAEEKFNAVVEAAAVDDADLGVWLRRKGLKEEHLRQWRAMMREGFSKPRRATTPEAAARKEIQRLEKELQRKEKALAETAALLVLQGKVKALWAEKGADTRPMSDTPSSAPLKKRKRKGRR, translated from the coding sequence ATGACGATTCAATACAGCGAGCGATTCAAGGCTCGCATGGTGGAGCGCATGCTGCGGCGAGGCGGTCCTTCTGCCTACGCGCTTTCGCAGGAGGTTGGCGTGTCGCAGCCGACGCTCTCGCGGTGGAAGCGTGAGGCCGCTAGCCTGTTCGATGTGAGCGACGAGACAGAGCAACCAGAGCCTGAGCGTCGTCCTGAGGACTGGACGGCGGAAGAGAAGTTCAACGCAGTGGTCGAGGCGGCGGCGGTTGATGACGCTGACCTCGGAGTGTGGTTACGCCGCAAGGGCTTGAAGGAGGAGCACTTGCGACAGTGGCGCGCAATGATGCGTGAAGGGTTCTCCAAGCCTCGTCGCGCCACCACTCCGGAGGCAGCCGCGCGGAAAGAGATTCAGAGGCTCGAGAAGGAGCTTCAGCGCAAGGAGAAGGCGCTCGCGGAGACCGCTGCGCTCCTAGTGCTTCAGGGAAAAGTGAAGGCCTTGTGGGCGGAAAAGGGCGCCGACACGAGGCCGATGAGCGACACGCCCTCCTCGGCGCCGTTGAAGAAGCGCAAGCGAAAGGGGCGACGCTGA
- a CDS encoding helix-turn-helix domain-containing protein, whose protein sequence is MQRWKRVGGGEDGRHGPNTVPRNKLTPGEEKRLLAVLTSPEFRDLSPRQVIPALAERGEYIASEATAYRLLRAC, encoded by the coding sequence TTGCAGCGCTGGAAACGAGTTGGCGGTGGTGAGGATGGGCGCCACGGTCCCAACACAGTGCCGAGGAACAAGCTGACTCCGGGAGAGGAGAAGCGCCTGCTCGCGGTGCTGACCTCGCCCGAATTCCGCGACCTGTCGCCTCGGCAGGTGATTCCGGCCCTCGCGGAGCGGGGCGAGTACATCGCCAGCGAGGCGACTGCGTATCGCTTGCTGCGCGCGTGTTGA
- a CDS encoding ATP-binding protein: protein MTDYSPEEMKAQLKALGLFGLCACWDQIADKPWLREVLEIEERERRKRSLERRLRNARIPAFKSMADFDWTWPKKIDREAIDELLSLSLLTTGHNVVIAGPNGVGKTMILRNVAHQAVVHGHTVRTTSASDMLADLAAQDSAAALGRRLRRYTVPALLCVDEVGYLSYNSRYADLLFEVVTRRYEARKPIVLTTNKAFAEWSEVFPHAACVVTLVDRLTHRAEVIDITADSYRSKESKEENVARSKRRRTKKP, encoded by the coding sequence ATGACTGACTATTCTCCCGAGGAAATGAAAGCTCAACTCAAGGCGCTCGGCTTGTTCGGGCTCTGCGCCTGCTGGGACCAAATCGCAGACAAACCCTGGCTACGAGAAGTGCTCGAAATCGAGGAGCGAGAGCGGCGAAAGCGGAGCCTCGAGCGAAGACTTCGAAACGCGCGCATCCCAGCGTTCAAGAGCATGGCGGACTTCGACTGGACTTGGCCAAAGAAGATCGACCGCGAAGCCATCGATGAGCTGCTCAGCCTCTCGCTGCTAACGACAGGGCACAACGTGGTGATCGCCGGCCCGAATGGAGTCGGCAAGACGATGATCCTGAGAAACGTAGCGCACCAGGCCGTCGTGCACGGACACACCGTACGCACCACGTCGGCGAGCGACATGCTCGCGGACCTCGCCGCTCAAGACTCCGCAGCGGCGCTCGGCCGACGCTTGCGCCGCTACACGGTGCCCGCGCTCCTCTGCGTCGATGAAGTCGGCTACCTCTCCTACAACAGCCGCTACGCCGACCTCCTCTTCGAAGTCGTCACGCGCCGCTACGAAGCCCGCAAACCCATCGTTCTCACTACGAACAAGGCGTTTGCGGAGTGGAGTGAGGTGTTCCCGCATGCCGCCTGCGTCGTCACACTCGTCGACCGCCTCACCCATCGGGCGGAAGTGATCGACATTACGGCAGACAGCTACCGCAGCAAGGAATCCAAGGAGGAGAACGTCGCCCGATCCAAGCGACGCCGCACCAAGAAGCCCTGA
- a CDS encoding IS21 family transposase: MIPKEKEAEVLRLFRIEKWPIGTIATQLRLHHTTVQRVLKQTGEEERVIAPRPSMVEPFLPFIAEQLEKYPRLRASRLYTMVKERGYPGGPDHFRRLVGRLRPKRAAEAFQRLKTLPGEQAQVDWAHFGKLQVGRAMRTLWAFVMVLSYSRRVFLRFMPGASMPFFLRGHVEAFAEFGGVPRVLLYDNLKSAVLARHGDAVQFNPRLLELATHYCFEPRPVAVARGNEKGRVERAIRYVRDSFFAAREFKDLADLNHQADDWTATTSMARKWVEDKERTVGEAFDDERSSLLKLPDEHFPALERVEVEVGKTPYVRFDLNDYSVPHDRVRRTLVVLADLEVVRVVDGQDVVALHTRSWDRGQQVEDPAHVQRLIEEKRAARKHRGMDRLTHAIPSAEAFLRILADRGGNLGSATQALLRVLDTSSAAELEEAFVEALERDAIQVGAVRQILDRRRSNRGLPPPVSIPLAKGPIANLIIKPHALSTYDTLKEQPDD; the protein is encoded by the coding sequence GTGATCCCCAAGGAAAAGGAGGCCGAGGTTCTGCGGCTGTTTCGCATTGAAAAGTGGCCGATCGGCACCATCGCTACCCAGCTCCGGCTACATCACACCACGGTCCAACGCGTGCTCAAGCAGACCGGCGAGGAGGAGCGAGTCATCGCTCCAAGACCATCCATGGTCGAGCCCTTTTTGCCGTTCATTGCTGAGCAGCTGGAGAAGTACCCCCGCCTTCGAGCCAGCCGCCTCTACACGATGGTCAAAGAGCGCGGCTACCCCGGCGGGCCCGATCACTTTCGACGTCTAGTGGGGCGGCTACGTCCTAAGCGAGCCGCCGAGGCGTTTCAACGCCTCAAGACGCTTCCCGGCGAGCAAGCGCAGGTGGACTGGGCGCATTTCGGAAAGCTCCAGGTGGGTCGGGCGATGCGCACGCTGTGGGCCTTCGTAATGGTGCTCAGCTACTCGCGCCGCGTATTCCTGCGCTTCATGCCTGGGGCCTCCATGCCCTTCTTTCTGCGCGGGCACGTCGAGGCATTCGCAGAGTTCGGTGGGGTGCCGCGAGTCCTGCTGTACGACAACTTGAAGAGCGCCGTGCTTGCCCGCCATGGCGATGCCGTGCAGTTCAATCCACGCCTGCTCGAGCTCGCCACGCACTACTGCTTCGAGCCGCGCCCCGTGGCGGTCGCGCGCGGAAACGAGAAGGGGCGAGTCGAGCGAGCGATTCGCTACGTCCGCGACAGCTTTTTCGCCGCGCGGGAGTTCAAGGACCTCGCCGACCTCAATCACCAGGCAGACGACTGGACAGCCACGACTTCGATGGCTCGCAAGTGGGTCGAGGACAAGGAGCGCACCGTCGGCGAAGCCTTCGACGACGAGAGATCCTCACTGCTCAAGCTGCCGGACGAGCATTTTCCGGCGCTGGAGCGCGTCGAGGTGGAAGTCGGCAAGACCCCCTATGTGCGATTTGACCTCAACGACTACTCCGTGCCCCACGACCGCGTGCGTCGCACGCTCGTCGTCCTGGCCGACCTCGAAGTCGTCCGCGTCGTCGACGGGCAGGACGTCGTGGCGCTGCACACCCGCAGTTGGGATCGCGGCCAGCAAGTCGAAGACCCAGCGCACGTGCAACGACTCATCGAGGAGAAACGTGCGGCTCGCAAACACCGCGGCATGGATCGCCTGACCCACGCCATCCCCAGCGCTGAAGCCTTTCTCCGCATCCTTGCGGATAGAGGAGGAAACCTCGGGTCTGCCACACAAGCTCTGCTTCGAGTGCTCGATACGTCCAGCGCGGCAGAGCTGGAGGAGGCGTTCGTCGAAGCACTTGAGCGCGATGCCATCCAGGTCGGCGCCGTTCGACAGATCCTCGATCGACGACGCTCGAATCGTGGCCTACCGCCACCCGTCTCCATCCCGCTTGCAAAAGGACCCATCGCAAACCTGATCATCAAACCCCATGCGCTCTCCACCTACGACACCCTCAAGGAACAACCCGATGACTGA
- a CDS encoding transposase family protein yields the protein MTHAYKLQHHRENTRPRRHKKPDELVADAPNQVYCWDITYLKSPIRGIFYYLYLVTDIFSRRIVAAKVYDQESDELAAELFSAVQRKEGLRPDQVVLHSDNGGPMKGAILKATLERLGVLTSYSRPRTSDDNPFVESLFGTMKARVGYPRGPFHCLEEAHVGSTPSYAGTTTSTVTAH from the coding sequence CTGACACACGCGTACAAGCTTCAACACCATCGCGAGAACACCCGCCCTCGCCGCCACAAGAAGCCCGATGAACTCGTCGCCGACGCACCGAACCAGGTCTACTGCTGGGACATTACGTACCTGAAGTCGCCAATTAGAGGCATCTTCTACTACCTCTACCTCGTCACCGACATCTTCAGCCGTCGCATCGTCGCGGCGAAAGTCTATGACCAGGAGAGTGACGAACTGGCCGCTGAACTCTTTTCCGCGGTGCAACGCAAAGAAGGATTGCGTCCCGACCAAGTCGTCCTGCACTCCGACAACGGCGGCCCGATGAAAGGCGCGATTCTGAAGGCCACATTGGAGCGCCTTGGCGTGCTGACCTCCTACAGCCGTCCACGAACCAGCGACGACAACCCCTTCGTCGAGTCGCTCTTCGGGACGATGAAAGCTCGCGTGGGCTACCCTAGAGGGCCATTCCATTGCCTCGAGGAAGCACATGTTGGGTCGACGCCTTCGTACGCTGGTACAACAACGAGCACCGTCACAGCGCACTGA
- a CDS encoding transposase produces the protein MPRGSTCWVDAFVRWYNNEHRHSALNWITPAARHNGDERAILRHRQRTYEAARKRHPERWARRIRNCQPAGPVTLNPSAATTTLMAQAA, from the coding sequence TTGCCTCGAGGAAGCACATGTTGGGTCGACGCCTTCGTACGCTGGTACAACAACGAGCACCGTCACAGCGCACTGAACTGGATCACGCCTGCCGCGAGGCACAACGGCGACGAACGAGCGATTCTCCGGCACCGGCAGCGGACCTATGAAGCAGCACGCAAGCGGCACCCTGAGCGCTGGGCTCGCCGCATCCGCAACTGCCAGCCCGCAGGCCCCGTAACGCTCAACCCCTCAGCAGCGACAACCACCTTGATGGCTCAAGCCGCTTGA
- a CDS encoding response regulator transcription factor, producing MLRTRDLTKRASGEDKRSESAVTAEARPALRLALVEDDPSYRETLVDVLSNAPPLELVEGFGEGRPLLEALEALSPDVVLVDLELPDIGGPELITAIKARRPAIEVMAHTVSEARDVVFAAVRAGATGYILKGASPEELVEAIFDLAAGGAPMSPRIARSVIRVFQNENIVAEDYLLTARERDVLALLERGYTYKDAAQELNLSPHTVHSHIKKVYEKLHATSRNEAVRRARLKGLI from the coding sequence ATGCTGAGAACCAGGGATCTGACGAAGAGGGCTAGCGGAGAGGACAAACGGAGTGAAAGCGCAGTGACAGCTGAAGCCCGACCTGCCTTGCGGCTTGCGCTCGTCGAGGACGACCCGAGCTACCGCGAGACCCTCGTCGACGTACTGTCGAACGCGCCCCCTCTCGAGCTCGTTGAAGGCTTTGGCGAAGGGCGGCCACTGCTCGAGGCGCTCGAAGCGCTCAGTCCCGACGTGGTGCTCGTGGACCTCGAGCTGCCAGACATTGGTGGTCCCGAGCTGATCACCGCCATCAAGGCGCGACGACCTGCAATCGAGGTGATGGCTCACACCGTCTCCGAAGCACGCGACGTGGTGTTCGCGGCAGTGCGTGCCGGCGCGACCGGATACATCCTCAAAGGCGCGTCACCCGAAGAGTTGGTCGAGGCTATCTTCGACTTGGCCGCCGGCGGAGCGCCGATGAGCCCACGCATCGCACGCTCGGTGATTCGCGTGTTTCAAAATGAAAACATCGTCGCCGAGGACTACCTGCTCACCGCCCGCGAGCGGGACGTGCTCGCACTGCTCGAGCGGGGCTACACCTACAAGGACGCCGCTCAGGAACTCAACCTAAGTCCACATACCGTGCACTCCCACATCAAGAAGGTGTACGAAAAGCTCCACGCCACAAGCCGCAACGAAGCCGTACGCAGAGCACGCCTGAAAGGCTTGATCTAA
- a CDS encoding erythromycin esterase family protein — MQSLSSSLFPTACFLFLLLAGCAPTRPSAAGGIRDATGAQCSDVDAEPQAATDSQRVFSADFESTQGWDLRGATADTAVKRSGKASVSMRQGAGEFAKVGRALDASQLRGRRIHIRAWLKSKDVSGGWVGLFVYVARDKQRLFSDNMQGRGLTGTTDWTQAEIAADIPWDATSVTVGALSAGEGEGWIDDLEVVSSLFGAPIELKGRVTDKQGKPVGGAWITAARSMRRDAVVLARTNAKGDYSLEVPIGNYGLTVTAPRHFAVQRTKQELVSDRRIDFQLAGDEGLHLQGKVTSELGAGAELDCVRASWELAIYHIHTDSDGSYNLTLPRGDYACSATQGDARSEIAFIAEQPSAVRDFKVVAKQPVPDAVVDWLRESAVPLRTWRTGHGFSDMKPLAKLVKGAEVVALGEATHGSQEFYQAKGRLLEYLVAEHGFSVLTFEANWPESEALEHYVLTGQGDPRTALKRLKYFMWETEEALEVVEWMRAWNAKHPRKVRLIGVDVYLTEGSAARVVQFLSQVDAEFLASKRKLLSRLQSEPFEQEDLSVEGTLTALGEITSGLDERRAAYVGASSERAWGEARHAADLLLWAYEARKDPTARERGMASSVDWALAQAGPNAKAVYWAHNAHIERVSALTKRTGNFLAERKGARYRAIGALFGGGSFRAGDWTGSRSHDERTFSIGPPPLGSIESAFTRAGWPLAVVDLRKPAGTAAQRDAATAWLAHPQTMREIGGAFVSEEAMQDDVLLGQRFDGVYFVQTTREATVLK, encoded by the coding sequence ATGCAATCGCTCTCCTCGTCGCTGTTTCCGACTGCCTGTTTCCTCTTTCTGCTCTTGGCTGGGTGTGCACCGACTCGACCTTCAGCAGCCGGCGGGATCCGTGATGCGACCGGAGCCCAGTGTAGCGACGTAGACGCCGAGCCACAGGCGGCAACGGACAGCCAGCGTGTGTTCTCCGCGGACTTCGAGAGCACCCAAGGCTGGGATCTCCGGGGAGCTACTGCTGACACCGCCGTCAAGCGCTCCGGCAAAGCCAGCGTATCCATGCGGCAAGGAGCTGGAGAGTTCGCGAAAGTCGGGCGCGCCCTCGACGCCTCGCAGCTGCGCGGGCGACGCATTCACATCCGCGCGTGGTTGAAGTCCAAGGATGTGAGCGGCGGATGGGTTGGCCTGTTCGTGTACGTCGCTCGCGACAAGCAGCGCCTCTTCAGCGACAACATGCAGGGTCGGGGACTGACGGGGACGACGGATTGGACTCAGGCGGAGATCGCTGCGGACATCCCTTGGGACGCGACCAGCGTGACGGTGGGTGCGCTCAGCGCGGGAGAGGGCGAAGGCTGGATAGACGACCTTGAAGTCGTGTCCTCGCTCTTCGGTGCGCCGATTGAGCTCAAGGGCCGAGTCACCGACAAGCAGGGTAAGCCGGTGGGCGGTGCCTGGATCACCGCGGCGCGCTCCATGCGGCGAGATGCGGTGGTCTTGGCGCGTACGAACGCGAAAGGCGACTACAGCCTGGAGGTGCCAATCGGGAACTACGGGTTGACCGTCACGGCGCCTCGTCACTTCGCGGTCCAGCGCACCAAGCAGGAGCTTGTCTCCGATCGCCGGATCGACTTTCAGCTCGCAGGGGACGAGGGGCTACACCTGCAAGGAAAAGTGACGAGTGAGCTCGGCGCCGGTGCGGAGCTGGACTGTGTGCGAGCCAGCTGGGAGCTTGCCATCTACCATATCCATACGGATAGTGATGGGAGCTACAACCTGACGTTGCCCCGGGGTGACTACGCTTGTAGTGCGACACAGGGTGACGCGCGCTCTGAGATCGCCTTCATTGCTGAGCAGCCGAGCGCCGTGCGGGATTTCAAGGTCGTCGCCAAACAACCCGTGCCGGACGCGGTGGTCGACTGGCTGCGCGAGAGCGCCGTCCCGCTGCGCACCTGGCGCACGGGACACGGCTTCTCCGATATGAAGCCGTTGGCGAAGCTCGTAAAAGGCGCGGAGGTCGTGGCGCTCGGGGAAGCGACCCACGGCAGCCAGGAGTTCTATCAAGCGAAGGGGCGGCTCTTGGAGTACCTAGTCGCCGAACACGGCTTCTCCGTGTTGACCTTCGAGGCGAACTGGCCAGAGTCCGAAGCGCTGGAGCACTACGTGCTCACCGGCCAAGGGGATCCGCGTACGGCGCTCAAGCGCCTCAAGTACTTCATGTGGGAGACCGAGGAGGCGCTCGAGGTCGTCGAGTGGATGCGTGCCTGGAACGCCAAGCACCCGCGAAAGGTGCGATTGATTGGCGTGGATGTGTACCTCACCGAGGGGTCAGCCGCGCGTGTCGTTCAGTTCTTGTCTCAGGTGGATGCGGAGTTCCTGGCGTCGAAGCGCAAGCTGCTCTCGCGCCTCCAGAGTGAGCCGTTCGAGCAAGAGGATCTGAGTGTTGAAGGCACGCTGACCGCACTCGGCGAAATCACCAGCGGTTTGGATGAGCGCCGTGCAGCTTACGTTGGGGCTTCGAGCGAGCGCGCCTGGGGTGAAGCGCGTCACGCAGCGGACCTCTTGCTGTGGGCCTACGAAGCGCGCAAGGATCCGACTGCTCGAGAACGTGGCATGGCGAGTTCGGTCGATTGGGCCCTGGCTCAAGCAGGGCCCAATGCCAAGGCGGTGTACTGGGCGCACAACGCCCATATCGAGCGCGTCAGCGCGTTGACCAAGCGTACGGGTAATTTCCTCGCGGAACGAAAAGGTGCGCGCTACCGGGCGATTGGGGCGCTCTTCGGCGGGGGCAGCTTCCGCGCTGGTGACTGGACCGGTAGTCGCTCCCATGACGAGCGCACCTTCAGCATTGGACCTCCACCCCTGGGCTCGATCGAGTCGGCGTTTACGCGCGCCGGCTGGCCCCTCGCAGTGGTCGACTTGCGAAAGCCAGCGGGCACGGCAGCACAGCGGGACGCAGCGACAGCGTGGCTTGCTCACCCCCAAACCATGCGTGAGATCGGCGGCGCGTTCGTCTCCGAGGAGGCGATGCAGGACGATGTCCTCCTCGGCCAACGCTTTGATGGGGTCTACTTCGTGCAGACGACCCGGGAAGCTACTGTGCTCAAGTGA
- a CDS encoding LysM peptidoglycan-binding domain-containing protein: MRIRAWIGLILVALLLSGSSLAAPKTHVVEKGHSLWSIARRYGVTVTALRAKNHLKKGDALQIGQRLEIPPKDWKPDGSEPSKDDDTKDEKPSRSSKSPDWVNAKPAPETQTQKTAKERGVNPCNTPDPGWGTYTRWDRAPSIGQMIMPERGGVSRSGAFDVMIHFHGHEPVRKEWVKVMNGTVLVGIDLGIGSGPYEATFRSPAAFKALLASIEKGVAEHSGNKKAHIRKLGLSAWSAGYGAVESILRIPEYAKSVDSVVLLDGLHSANTEPMKSKQLDPFVDFAKQAARRRKFMFVSHSSIIPPGYASTTETMHFLVNELGGKPRKGRPRKSDPMGLDLIDRYDRGFFHERGYSGNDKMDHCAHIGLYKDVLKVHIKRRWNSPRGYAAKATRAKK, translated from the coding sequence ATGCGAATTCGTGCCTGGATTGGATTGATATTGGTGGCGCTGCTGCTGTCCGGCAGCAGCCTGGCGGCGCCCAAGACCCACGTCGTCGAGAAGGGGCACTCGCTGTGGTCCATCGCCCGTCGCTATGGCGTGACGGTGACCGCGCTGCGCGCGAAGAACCACCTGAAGAAGGGGGACGCGCTGCAGATTGGTCAGCGCCTCGAGATCCCGCCGAAGGACTGGAAGCCCGATGGCTCGGAGCCTTCGAAAGACGACGACACCAAGGACGAGAAGCCGTCGCGCAGCAGCAAAAGTCCCGACTGGGTGAACGCCAAGCCTGCACCGGAGACGCAGACGCAGAAGACGGCGAAGGAGCGCGGCGTGAACCCGTGCAACACGCCGGATCCGGGTTGGGGCACGTACACTCGCTGGGATCGCGCCCCCAGTATCGGGCAGATGATCATGCCCGAGCGCGGCGGTGTCTCCAGGAGCGGCGCGTTCGACGTGATGATCCACTTCCACGGTCACGAGCCGGTGCGCAAAGAGTGGGTCAAGGTGATGAACGGCACCGTGCTGGTGGGTATCGACCTCGGCATTGGTTCGGGCCCTTACGAGGCGACCTTCCGCTCGCCTGCCGCCTTCAAGGCGCTGCTCGCCTCGATCGAGAAGGGCGTGGCGGAGCACTCAGGCAACAAGAAGGCTCACATTCGCAAGCTGGGTCTTTCCGCATGGAGTGCCGGGTACGGCGCCGTCGAGTCGATCCTGCGTATCCCTGAGTACGCGAAGAGCGTGGATAGCGTCGTGCTGCTCGATGGATTGCACTCGGCGAACACCGAGCCGATGAAGAGCAAGCAGCTCGACCCCTTCGTCGACTTTGCGAAGCAGGCCGCGCGCCGCCGCAAGTTCATGTTCGTCTCCCACTCGTCGATTATTCCGCCGGGATACGCGTCGACGACCGAGACCATGCATTTCTTGGTCAACGAGCTCGGCGGCAAGCCGCGCAAGGGTCGCCCGCGCAAGAGCGACCCGATGGGCCTCGACTTGATCGACCGCTACGACCGCGGTTTCTTTCATGAGCGCGGCTACAGCGGCAACGACAAGATGGACCACTGCGCGCACATCGGGCTCTACAAGGATGTGCTCAAGGTCCACATCAAGCGGCGCTGGAATAGCCCTCGGGGCTACGCGGCCAAAGCGACGCGAGCGAAGAAGTAA
- a CDS encoding SUMF1/EgtB/PvdO family nonheme iron enzyme, whose protein sequence is MKNPRQPAPNCTPALDPNAGDSAKYAAVTTLFGRAQALGSLAALAAAFTAFTACGGSEPTPAAPPPKPTTAAKPIAAPTESAEPVDAPPSDPSQGDCPPGMVAIEGGTLRQGSPKGQGRPDEQPQSEVKVEAFCIDATEVNLKAYKACVANDICDAPPESIQTEEKLSAAAVEQRSTLCTARFAKNLEEKQDLPVNCVSHDDAERFCKWKGQRLPSETEMEWLATGGEDRLEFPWGNKAPDANNACWNKADGPCPVKSLPPQVSGVYDIVGNLNEWTSTSYAPYAKAAASGEDYSVRGGSWKSKKPEELRGKRRESRPPIYREVDVGFRCATKSGAH, encoded by the coding sequence TTGAAGAATCCGCGCCAGCCTGCACCAAACTGCACGCCAGCGCTTGACCCCAACGCAGGCGACTCCGCAAAGTACGCGGCCGTGACCACCCTGTTTGGACGCGCACAGGCACTCGGCTCGCTGGCGGCTTTGGCAGCCGCGTTCACTGCGTTCACCGCCTGCGGCGGCAGCGAGCCCACACCCGCAGCGCCTCCACCGAAGCCGACGACAGCGGCCAAGCCCATCGCGGCACCCACGGAGTCCGCCGAACCCGTCGACGCCCCGCCGAGCGATCCGTCTCAAGGCGACTGTCCGCCGGGCATGGTGGCCATCGAAGGCGGCACACTCCGCCAAGGCTCACCAAAAGGCCAAGGTCGACCCGATGAGCAACCGCAAAGCGAAGTGAAGGTCGAGGCGTTTTGCATCGACGCGACCGAGGTCAACCTCAAGGCCTACAAAGCCTGCGTAGCCAACGACATCTGCGACGCGCCGCCGGAGAGCATCCAAACCGAAGAGAAGCTCAGCGCCGCCGCCGTCGAGCAGCGCAGCACGCTCTGCACCGCGCGCTTCGCCAAGAACCTGGAAGAGAAGCAAGATCTACCCGTCAACTGCGTCAGCCACGACGACGCCGAGCGCTTCTGCAAGTGGAAGGGCCAGCGCCTGCCCAGCGAAACAGAGATGGAGTGGCTCGCCACCGGCGGCGAGGACCGCCTTGAATTTCCGTGGGGCAATAAAGCGCCAGACGCGAACAACGCTTGCTGGAACAAGGCGGATGGTCCCTGCCCCGTCAAGTCGCTGCCGCCGCAAGTGTCCGGCGTCTACGACATCGTGGGCAACCTGAACGAGTGGACCAGCACCAGCTATGCGCCCTACGCGAAAGCTGCGGCCAGCGGCGAGGACTACAGCGTGCGCGGCGGCAGCTGGAAGAGCAAAAAGCCCGAAGAGCTCAGGGGCAAGCGCCGAGAGTCGCGGCCGCCGATCTACCGCGAGGTAGACGTCGGCTTCCGCTGCGCTACCAAGAGCGGCGCCCACTGA